The Solanum dulcamara chromosome 6, daSolDulc1.2, whole genome shotgun sequence genome contains the following window.
AAACGTTGTTCTAACTGAAATTGGATGACAAAAGCACATCGCATAAGCCCTTGATAGTTACTACTATATATGCCTTATATAAGCAGATACACTAGTACAAATGGCAACAAAGAATATGTGATCAAAATTTCCTATGGGACTTCCACAAGTATTATGGACAACGCGGAGCAAATATGCAAAAGAGATGAAGATCTTTAGCAATACCAACAACGTTAAACGAATCTCCAACCATTGGAAAATGGTAGATCAATACGCCAAGCTCAACATCTATACATCTGAATTTACTACCTACATCAGGCAGAGGCTAGGCCAGCAACTACTATAATGTGTAAAGATTTCACTGGATtccaaaaggaaaaagaaaaggattCAAGAATGAAAAAACAGACTTCCTTCAAGGCCTATAATTCACCTTCTAATGATTGATCTCAGATGGTGCCACAAATTGACAATGCATGTAGACTATCATGTACATCTTGCAATAATCATAAAGTTGTACCACTTGCTAAAGCTCTTACCTTCAAACTCATCTGAAACAAGTTTCACATTAAAGCTTGTCTTAGCCTTTTTTTCTTATGGCAGTCTAAATCTTTCCTATCGATCAGGAAAGCCTATAGTCGAACGAGGAAACTTTCTGTTTGCTTACCATTGCAATATCAGAAACCACAGAAAAGAAACCGAGGTTTTTTAATTCCGCTGGTGAGATACACACGAAATACATACTTGCCGGACCATCGAGGAACTGATAGGATTAAAGGATTCTCATATATTCACTATGAAGTTCAATAACAAAAGTGTATCAAGAAAACATGTACTAACAACTATATAACCACAACAAAGAATGTAAGAGAGTGAAATATGGGATATATAtagcttttttttcttttttttcttggttAAGTGAATGTAAACTTTGAACAACAATTTACAAGAGTGACTTATCCAAAGATATCTGAAATTAAAAAGACTCAATTTTTAACACAAAGAAGTTGTTAAAATCAACACATAAGACAATAGTATATAACCTGTTATCATCAACTCCCAACTTTTTGGCCCCCTCTAATATTTGTAACCAGAAACAAACAGACTCTCAGAAGCAGCACCACTTGCACTTCCACCAGTATACTTTCCAAGTGTTGCATCAGAATTAGCCTTGCACCTTGTTAAAAATGCTTCTTGAGCTTTGCcaacattttctttttttccaccCCAAGTCTTGAGGGTACTTTGCTGAAGAGCTCTACCAAATGAAAACGACAGTGTCCATGGTTTAATCACTTCCAATTTGTTCATTGCATTTAAGTTCACTGTTGCCTCTTCCTCACTCTGTCCTCCTGATAAGAACACTATTCCTGGCACTGCTGGTGGCACAGTACGGCGCAGCGCTGTGACTGTGTACTCTGCTATTACTTCTGCTGCAACCTAAGATAATGAATGAGGATGGGTGTCAGATGTGCGGGTTGGACTAAATCATCGCATCAAAATGTACTGAATCAATAATGGATCAGGTTAAAAGTACACTGAAAGTATAAAAATCTTTTACGGTCTCCGTGTATATAACTTAAGTTCTTATAAATTACTTACCTTTGGGCTATCAGAGCCAGGGGTGACCATGTTGGGCTTCAAAAGTGTTCCTTCAAGAAGAACATGGTGATCATTGAGTGCCTTATAAACAGCAGCAAGAACAGTTTCAGTAGCAGCTGCACATTTCTTGATATCATGATTTCCATCAGTCAGAATTTCTGGCTCCACAATTGGCACAAGTCCATTTTCTTGGCAAATTATTGCATAACGAGCTAGGCCCTGAGCATTTTGCTGAATGGACAATTCGGAAGGCTCAGTAGGCCCAATTTTCAAGACAGCTCTCCACTTGGCAAAACGAGCACCTTGTCGagacataatataattaaataaataaaagtcttCTCTCTCTAATAGCTTACAATATTAGATAAAATGATCACACAATTCAATGTGACATCTGAACGTGCAAGAATAACAGAATAACTAGTTACTAGATAAAATCCCACACGATTTGTCATGTATAACGTgtgtgtctacttattcaatttaatgattgtttaagtgtctacttgtgcacgcCAAAGTTGGAGGGCATAGATGTCAGTTGAGGCCATATTAAAGGGCGCGTTTGTGTATCTTTAATATATACCTCAATCTATGTGCGATTACTAATACCGGTATAAAACAACAAATTAATCAATCATCTTCTCCGAAGCTTTTCTCCGAATCTTTAAGGAAAAACAaggttaaaatttaaaatagaagTTCATCCCAATCTATCCAGTTTAAATCAaacacatatttttatattatatatctcGTATATCCCATTTTTAGTCCAGTAAACCAAACATCCAATAATCTCTCAATAATTCCGTCATTATTTAAGCATGCATCATAATCCCGAGATGAGTTTTCCCAGCCAAACGACATCCCTTAATAGTTTGACtcataaaaaaagaataattaatcTAAATAGACGtcgtatatataatatatgcataATATACGTATAATTTATGTATATCGGCTCTGAAAAGTAAACAGTAAATCCTGCTAGCTATTTGTGTAAAGATCCCAATCGCGTGCTAATGAGGGAGTGTGTTGAAATATAGCATCACAAAGTAAGGTATCACATAATTTAAATGAGATGATCACACAATTCAACACACCTGCTTTGTAGTACTGCGCGCAACGTGCACTCAAAGAGTCGAACCCTTGAGTTGTGGTCTCGGCATTGGTCCCGGCCAATTCGACAGTACCCTTGTCCACCTTGATCCCAGGGACAACATTGTTTTCTTGAAGAAGTTGAACAAATGGCTTTCCATCAGAAGTATTTTGGTAAAGTGTTTCTTCAAAGAGAATAACACCAGAGAGGTAAGTAAGAGCATTTGGTGAAGTGAAAAGGAGTTCACGAAGTGCTTGACGATTTGGTTCAATATTCTCAACATTAATACTTGATAAACGTTTTCCAATAGTGCCAGTACTTTCATCTGCTGCCAAAATTCCTTTGCCTGGTGTTGCTATGTACTTGGCATTCTTTATGAGTTCCTctacataattaaaatgtatgAGAGCAACTATGGTTAGAAATTGTAAAATAGCACACAGAAATAATATTCGCGATGATTAATATACGCATACACAAAAAGAAATAAGGATGCTTaagattttctaaaataatatcATTGTACTAATTCTACTACAGTGTGGAAGCTGATTCTAAGTAATCGTTTGTTGTTTATTGGATTCCTGAGAAACTACTTTGTCAATTAAGATTGGAGAATTGATGTGATTCTACTTGAATATATAGTACATGAATTGttgaaacaaaaatatagatGTTAGATTTTAGGTACTATGCTAACCAAATTTTGATGAACATTCCAATCTCCTTAATGTATAATGTAATAGAAAACGAAAAGTACATTATATTATACGTACCTTCAAACTGTATGGCTTTGCATGCTAGCTAGCCAGCtctaatatacatacatatttgctAGGCTAGCCAAATGTTCTCTCTCTTATATATACTCCACTCCAACcagtttaatttgtttgtctgttTTAATTTAGcatgaaatttatgaaaataatgaagacttttgaatcttgtaatCTTAAACAAAAGAATATATGTAGTAAACAGGCTAAAAATGaaagtaagataaataaattttgaaacaGATGGAGTACTGCAATGCATGGGGAAAAAGTAAGAGAGAGAAGTTTACCAGCATATTTTCCCACAAAGGCAGACATGGTTGTGCTAAAAGGATAATGCAAGCAGCCAAGTGAAAACGGACGAGAACTCAAAAAGCTAGAAACCCAATCTATATAGTAAGATGACTTGTAGG
Protein-coding sequences here:
- the LOC129891899 gene encoding fructose-bisphosphate aldolase, cytoplasmic isozyme 1: MSAFVGKYAEELIKNAKYIATPGKGILAADESTGTIGKRLSSINVENIEPNRQALRELLFTSPNALTYLSGVILFEETLYQNTSDGKPFVQLLQENNVVPGIKVDKGTVELAGTNAETTTQGFDSLSARCAQYYKAGARFAKWRAVLKIGPTEPSELSIQQNAQGLARYAIICQENGLVPIVEPEILTDGNHDIKKCAAATETVLAAVYKALNDHHVLLEGTLLKPNMVTPGSDSPKVAAEVIAEYTVTALRRTVPPAVPGIVFLSGGQSEEEATVNLNAMNKLEVIKPWTLSFSFGRALQQSTLKTWGGKKENVGKAQEAFLTRCKANSDATLGKYTGGSASGAASESLFVSGYKY